TGGAAACTGAAGCGAAAAAGGTATATGATTTTTTAGATGCGCTTGGTGTAGAATATCAAGTGATTGAGCATCCTCCGGTTTATACCTGTGATGAACTGGAGCAATATATGAACGGCGTTAATGGGGCGCACTGCAAAAATCTTTTACTGCGCAATAAAAAAGGGAACCGGCACATTCTGGTGATTCTGGAAGAGTCCAAGCAGATGAACATCAAGGAATTTGGCAAGCAGATCGGGATCAGTAACCTGAGCTTTGCTTCTGAGGAACGGCTTATCAAGTATCTGGGCGTTACCACTGGGGCGGTTTCTGTTTTTGGCATCATTAATGACCAGGAGCATGAAGTAGAGGTTTATATTGACCGGGATGTCGTGGATCAGGATTTTGTGAATTTCCACCCCAATGTCAATACATCCACGGTTCACTTTAGCGTAGACGGACTGAAACAATTTCTGGCGGCCTGCGGCAATCCAGTGGAGATCGTCCATGTTTAGAGAGAAATTGAGGGGGAAAAATGGGGTGCTATAGAGGAATACCTGTCCGTCTGGATCGGGAAAAACTGTTTGAACAAATGCATATCCGTAAAGATCTCTGGAATTTTAATGAGTATGAAAAGGCTTATGATGAGCTGGCAGAAGAGCTTCCCAGGCTTATTGAGACGCGGGGAATCTATAAGCTCATTCCCAATGAAATGGGGCCGTTGATTCATAAGGAGCTTACAGACCACAGCCATCTGGTGTGCAGTATGGTTACCCTTGGGCCAGGGATCAGCGAACGCTGCACAGACTATTTCATGGAGAAGGATTATTTGAAGGGCCTGATGATTGACAGTATTGCCGACCAGGTTCTATTTGAGCTGTCAAATGATTTTTACCAAATTATTCGAGAGGATGTCTGCGAACGGAAAGGATTTGGACTGACGGTCCGCTTTGCTCCGGATGATCAGTTGATCCCAATCCATTTTC
The DNA window shown above is from Eubacterium limosum and carries:
- a CDS encoding prolyl-tRNA synthetase associated domain-containing protein → METEAKKVYDFLDALGVEYQVIEHPPVYTCDELEQYMNGVNGAHCKNLLLRNKKGNRHILVILEESKQMNIKEFGKQIGISNLSFASEERLIKYLGVTTGAVSVFGIINDQEHEVEVYIDRDVVDQDFVNFHPNVNTSTVHFSVDGLKQFLAACGNPVEIVHV
- a CDS encoding 5-methyltetrahydrofolate--homocysteine methyltransferase yields the protein MGCYRGIPVRLDREKLFEQMHIRKDLWNFNEYEKAYDELAEELPRLIETRGIYKLIPNEMGPLIHKELTDHSHLVCSMVTLGPGISERCTDYFMEKDYLKGLMIDSIADQVLFELSNDFYQIIREDVCERKGFGLTVRFAPDDQLIPIHFQKEILEIVDGRRQLAVDITEGYMYNPIKTLGYVYGADREICTAEIDHDCRLCSNVDCELRKTERCSA